In Elusimicrobiota bacterium, a genomic segment contains:
- a CDS encoding response regulator, with the protein MPATVLIVEDESMVNEMLGRQLSGWGYAVRTATSAEEALALLERESVDAVLLDNVLTGMTGLQALAEVRRRSPAPVLLMTGHFDCEFATDARLLGAADVLAKPLEAEALRLALKNALGAAR; encoded by the coding sequence ATGCCGGCCACCGTGCTCATCGTCGAAGACGAGTCCATGGTCAATGAGATGCTCGGCCGCCAGCTCTCGGGCTGGGGCTACGCGGTGCGGACCGCGACCAGCGCCGAGGAGGCCCTGGCCCTTCTGGAGCGCGAGAGCGTGGACGCCGTGCTCCTGGACAACGTGCTCACCGGCATGACCGGCCTGCAGGCCCTGGCCGAGGTGCGGCGGCGCAGCCCGGCGCCGGTGCTGCTCATGACCGGCCACTTCGACTGCGAGTTCGCCACGGACGCGCGGCTCCTGGGCGCCGCCGACGTGCTCGCCAAGCCGCTGGAGGCCGAGGCCCTGCGGCTCGCGCTGAAGAACGCTCTCGGCGCGGCGCGCTAG
- a CDS encoding C40 family peptidase — protein MNAILPRRRLSLALAAALTLAAGCSTGPAPQPRRALPPVPPLAKAVVRTAKTYLPEEEKGRRTPKDCSDFVHKVFLENGLDLPRTSQEMSLVGDRVKSSKDLRMGDLVFFSGEKVTRIVGHVGIYVNNGIFIHLPSSGVVVMESLYSDYYRARYLAARRVIP, from the coding sequence GTGAACGCGATCCTGCCCCGGCGCCGGCTGAGCCTGGCCCTGGCCGCGGCTCTGACGCTGGCCGCCGGCTGCTCCACCGGCCCGGCCCCGCAGCCTCGGCGCGCCTTGCCTCCCGTCCCGCCTCTGGCCAAGGCCGTGGTGCGCACGGCCAAGACCTACCTGCCCGAGGAGGAGAAGGGCCGCCGGACGCCCAAGGACTGCTCGGACTTCGTGCACAAGGTGTTCCTGGAGAACGGCCTGGACCTGCCGCGCACGTCCCAGGAGATGTCTCTGGTGGGAGACCGGGTGAAGTCCTCCAAGGACCTGCGCATGGGGGACCTGGTCTTCTTCTCGGGGGAGAAGGTCACGCGCATCGTCGGCCACGTGGGCATCTACGTCAACAACGGCATCTTCATCCATCTGCCCAGCTCCGGGGTGGTGGTGATGGAGAGCCTCTACAGCGACTACTACCGGGCGCGCTACCTGGCGGCGCGGCGGGTCATCCCCTGA
- a CDS encoding APC family permease translates to MVSQARKANLTQLAFMIYGAACAGAFGLEDMVSGAGPGAALITLIAMPFLFSLPVAWAVAELTTAFPVEGGNYRWSRMAFGDFWGFQAGWWSWMNGVVVNSMFAVLFADYLRAWWPAMGGLEHWAVCLALIWSMHYLNLRGVRAVGNSAIALSLILLTPFVILTVLGLAHWKCNPFSPMVPPGKSLGTGFGSAVVLGIWLYSGFDKLSAAAEEVAEPQRSFPRALLIAAVLTMASYLVPTLAALAANGDWKLWSGAYFPEAAAKLGGPGLKGLMVFGALCSNALLLNVTMLSASRMPLAMAQDGFLPEAVARPHPRYGTPALSLVAGSLVYSLFALLNFTQLAVVYAWFQMASYILLYANAWALRRQRPDAARPFKIPGGRWGLFTSLGLTCGLAALAIAGSVFKDGSFVPGQAAVGLLAMASGPLAFRVLRRGRAALTAASV, encoded by the coding sequence ATGGTTTCCCAGGCGCGCAAGGCCAACCTCACCCAGCTCGCCTTCATGATCTACGGCGCGGCCTGCGCCGGCGCCTTCGGGCTCGAGGACATGGTCTCCGGCGCGGGCCCGGGGGCGGCCCTGATCACGCTGATCGCGATGCCGTTCCTCTTCAGCCTGCCCGTGGCCTGGGCGGTGGCGGAGCTCACCACCGCCTTCCCGGTCGAGGGGGGAAACTACCGCTGGTCGCGCATGGCCTTCGGCGATTTCTGGGGCTTCCAGGCGGGCTGGTGGTCCTGGATGAACGGGGTCGTGGTCAACAGCATGTTCGCCGTGCTCTTCGCCGACTACCTGCGCGCCTGGTGGCCGGCCATGGGCGGGCTCGAGCATTGGGCGGTGTGCCTGGCGCTGATCTGGAGCATGCACTACCTCAACTTGCGCGGCGTGCGGGCGGTGGGCAACTCCGCCATCGCTTTGAGCCTCATCCTGCTGACGCCCTTCGTCATCTTGACCGTCTTGGGCCTGGCGCACTGGAAATGCAACCCCTTCTCGCCCATGGTGCCCCCGGGCAAGAGCCTGGGCACGGGCTTCGGGAGCGCGGTGGTCCTGGGCATCTGGCTCTATTCCGGCTTCGACAAGCTCTCGGCCGCGGCCGAGGAGGTGGCCGAGCCCCAGCGCAGCTTCCCCCGCGCTCTGCTCATCGCCGCCGTCCTAACCATGGCGAGCTATCTCGTCCCGACTTTGGCGGCCCTGGCGGCCAACGGGGACTGGAAGCTGTGGTCCGGAGCGTACTTCCCGGAGGCCGCGGCCAAGCTCGGCGGCCCGGGGCTCAAGGGCCTCATGGTGTTCGGCGCCCTGTGCAGCAACGCCCTGCTGCTCAACGTCACCATGCTCTCCGCCTCCCGCATGCCCCTGGCCATGGCCCAGGACGGCTTCCTGCCCGAGGCCGTGGCGCGGCCCCACCCGCGCTACGGCACGCCCGCCCTCTCCTTGGTCGCGGGCAGCCTGGTCTACAGCCTCTTCGCCTTGCTCAATTTCACCCAGCTCGCCGTGGTCTACGCCTGGTTCCAGATGGCGAGCTACATCCTGCTCTACGCCAACGCCTGGGCCCTGCGGCGCCAGCGGCCGGACGCGGCCAGGCCCTTCAAGATCCCGGGCGGCCGCTGGGGCTTGTTCACCTCTTTGGGGCTCACCTGCGGCCTGGCGGCCCTGGCCATCGCGGGCTCGGTGTTCAAGGACGGGAGCTTCGTGCCGGGCCAGGCGGCCGTGGGCCTGCTGGCCATGGCTTCCGGACCGCTGGCCTTCCGCGTCCTGCGGCGCGGACGGGCCGCTCTTACGGCTGCGTCTGTTTGA
- a CDS encoding prolyl oligopeptidase family serine peptidase produces MIPLAGLVCLLSLGASAEPIATPKRPVTDEYHGIKVTEDYQWLEKADDPEVIKWSEAQNQLTRSHLDALPSRAALLKKIQDYYRKVSPSYSALAYRKGRYFALKLQPPKDQNMLVTLKSPDAPASERVILDPNAKKSGGLLSIDWYAPSLDGRLVAVALSEKGSEDATLYFYDAATGKPLADRVPRVNFPTAGGSAAWLPDGSGVYYTRYPQGAERPKEDRDFYQQVWLHRLGTPASADTYLLGRELPRIAEIQLETRGDGRYLLATVANGDGGEFALYLMDPDRKWRQLSRFEDKVVSGALGLDGAVYLLSHQNAPRGKVLRLPLSDPRLDAAQVIVPQSESVIVPENGIIPTEHRLYVTYLAGGPNQAAIFDLAGKPLGQVPLPPVAALQENAPLDQDSVLVRIQTYLEPSAWYRFTQRRGLAKTSLFVKSPVDFRDAEVAREFAVSKDGTKVPLNIIRRQGAPRDGARPTLLYGYGGYDISLTPKFLGITGRLWLDQDGVYVVANIRGGGEYGEEWHRAGNLTRKQNVFDDFIAGAEYLIAQRYTAPGHLAIEGGSNGGLLMGAALTQRPELFRAVVSHVGIYDMLRVELSPNGVFNTTEFGTVKDPDQFRALYAYSPYHHVLDQTAYPAVLFMTGANDGRVDPANSRKMAARLQAATSSGRPVLLRTSSNSGHGMGTALSENMEQYADGLAFLFDELGVEPK; encoded by the coding sequence ATGATCCCACTCGCCGGCCTCGTCTGCCTGTTGAGCCTCGGCGCCAGCGCCGAGCCGATCGCCACCCCGAAGCGCCCCGTCACGGACGAATATCACGGCATCAAGGTCACCGAGGACTACCAATGGCTCGAAAAGGCCGACGACCCGGAGGTGATCAAATGGAGCGAGGCTCAGAACCAACTCACCCGCTCCCATCTCGACGCCCTGCCCTCCCGCGCGGCGCTGCTGAAGAAGATCCAAGACTATTACCGGAAGGTCTCCCCATCCTATTCCGCCCTGGCCTATCGGAAAGGCCGCTATTTCGCTTTGAAGCTCCAGCCCCCCAAGGACCAGAACATGCTGGTGACGCTCAAGTCCCCGGATGCGCCGGCCTCGGAGCGGGTCATCCTGGACCCTAACGCCAAGAAGTCGGGCGGGCTGCTCTCCATAGACTGGTACGCGCCTTCTCTCGACGGCCGCCTCGTCGCGGTCGCGCTGTCGGAGAAGGGCAGCGAGGACGCGACGCTCTATTTCTACGACGCGGCCACCGGCAAGCCGCTGGCCGACCGCGTGCCGCGCGTCAACTTCCCCACGGCCGGGGGCAGCGCGGCCTGGCTGCCCGACGGCTCAGGGGTCTACTACACCCGCTACCCGCAGGGCGCCGAGAGGCCCAAGGAGGACCGGGACTTCTACCAGCAGGTCTGGCTCCACAGGCTGGGCACGCCCGCCAGCGCCGACACCTACCTCCTGGGCCGGGAACTGCCCCGCATCGCGGAGATCCAACTTGAGACCCGGGGGGACGGCCGATATCTCCTGGCCACGGTCGCCAACGGCGACGGCGGCGAGTTCGCCCTCTACCTCATGGACCCGGACCGGAAGTGGCGCCAGCTCAGTCGATTCGAGGACAAGGTGGTCAGCGGCGCGCTGGGCTTGGACGGCGCGGTCTACCTGCTCTCGCACCAGAACGCTCCCCGCGGCAAGGTCCTGCGCCTGCCGCTCTCCGACCCGCGCCTGGACGCGGCCCAGGTCATCGTCCCCCAAAGCGAGTCCGTGATCGTGCCCGAGAACGGGATCATCCCCACCGAGCACCGCCTCTATGTGACCTATCTGGCCGGAGGGCCGAACCAAGCCGCGATCTTCGACCTCGCGGGCAAGCCTCTGGGGCAGGTCCCTCTGCCCCCGGTGGCCGCGCTCCAGGAGAACGCCCCGCTCGACCAGGATTCCGTGCTGGTGCGCATCCAGACCTATCTCGAGCCCTCCGCCTGGTACCGCTTCACGCAACGGCGGGGCTTGGCCAAGACCTCCTTGTTCGTGAAGTCTCCGGTTGATTTCCGGGACGCGGAGGTGGCGCGCGAGTTCGCGGTGTCCAAGGACGGGACCAAGGTCCCGCTCAACATCATCCGGCGCCAGGGCGCCCCGCGAGACGGCGCGCGTCCGACCTTGCTCTACGGCTACGGCGGCTACGACATCAGCCTGACGCCCAAGTTCCTGGGCATCACGGGGCGGCTCTGGCTCGACCAGGACGGGGTCTACGTGGTGGCCAACATCCGGGGCGGCGGGGAATACGGGGAGGAGTGGCACAGGGCCGGCAACCTGACCCGGAAGCAGAACGTGTTCGACGACTTCATCGCCGGCGCGGAATACCTGATCGCGCAGAGATACACCGCCCCCGGGCATCTGGCCATCGAAGGCGGCAGCAACGGCGGCCTGCTCATGGGCGCGGCGCTGACCCAGCGGCCGGAGCTGTTCCGGGCCGTGGTCTCCCACGTGGGCATCTACGACATGCTGCGCGTGGAGCTGAGCCCCAACGGCGTCTTCAACACCACCGAGTTCGGCACGGTCAAGGATCCCGACCAGTTCCGGGCGCTCTACGCCTACTCCCCGTACCATCATGTGCTGGACCAGACCGCGTATCCGGCGGTGCTCTTCATGACCGGGGCCAACGACGGCCGGGTGGACCCGGCCAACTCGCGCAAGATGGCCGCCCGCCTGCAGGCCGCCACCTCCTCGGGACGGCCGGTCCTGCTGCGCACCAGCTCGAACTCCGGCCACGGCATGGGCACGGCCTTGAGCGAGAACATGGAGCAGTACGCCGACGGCCTGGCCTTCCTGTTCGACGAGCTCGGGGTCGAGCCCAAGTAG
- the cpaB gene encoding Flp pilus assembly protein CpaB, with protein sequence MERKGILVPMTLAVGAAVFYLLVLTSKERALSGAYEIGQVLVSRVDIPERTVIKEDMVEPVQMPRKYMDQDAFEVRTPADIRLIANLVSRIRIPKGNQIPQSALMSLSPEAGLGVRIPPGYRAATLGIEPELKALIKPGDRVDVLVTFEALLVNNRREKMTATILQNVLVMAVGTNLGQGLDAKDAKTLAEKEDRTAAFAEKAMIALALNPNELQYLELAKEQGKTSVGMRGLGDNLMHPMKVALFSELLKN encoded by the coding sequence ATGGAGCGCAAAGGGATATTGGTGCCGATGACGCTGGCCGTGGGAGCCGCGGTCTTCTATCTGCTGGTCCTCACCAGCAAGGAGCGGGCCCTGAGCGGGGCCTATGAGATTGGCCAGGTGCTCGTCTCCCGGGTGGACATACCGGAGCGCACCGTCATCAAGGAGGATATGGTCGAGCCGGTGCAGATGCCACGCAAGTACATGGACCAGGACGCTTTCGAGGTCCGCACCCCCGCCGACATCAGGCTCATCGCCAACCTGGTGAGCCGCATCCGCATCCCCAAAGGCAATCAGATACCGCAATCGGCGCTCATGTCGCTGTCGCCGGAGGCCGGCCTGGGGGTGAGGATCCCGCCGGGCTACCGCGCCGCGACTTTGGGCATCGAGCCGGAGCTCAAGGCCCTGATCAAGCCCGGCGACCGGGTGGACGTGCTGGTGACCTTCGAGGCGCTCCTGGTGAACAACCGGAGGGAGAAGATGACGGCCACGATACTCCAGAACGTGCTGGTCATGGCGGTGGGCACGAACCTGGGGCAGGGCCTTGACGCCAAGGACGCCAAGACGCTGGCCGAGAAGGAAGACCGCACCGCGGCCTTCGCCGAGAAGGCCATGATCGCGCTGGCCTTGAACCCCAACGAGCTGCAGTACCTGGAGCTGGCCAAGGAGCAGGGCAAGACCAGTGTGGGGATGCGGGGATTGGGCGACAACCTCATGCATCCGATGAAGGTCGCGCTGTTCAGCGAACTGCTGAAGAACTAG
- a CDS encoding DUF362 domain-containing protein → MKSPVHFIASQRSDGLPETEAKLKRLLQASRVLDCAAAKDAVAVKLHFGEQGNTGFVPPPLLRVVAEALKARGAKPFLSDTNTLYKGRRTNSADHLSLAREHGFTPQALGAEVVIPDDTRPENVASVALGGRYIKTARVARVYASADVLVGVAHFKGHIMCGFGGALKNVGMGCATREGKLSQHSDVSPMVMEKSCTGCGACVNVCSAQAISLNEGRSVIDAALCVGCASCLAACPEGALQVRWEAGGGVIQEKMAEYAQAALTGKKGKAAFLNVCLKITAECDCIAKDEPALMPDLGLLASADPVALDQACYDLAVKAAGRDVFKAAHPRRDGFKQLRHAEEIGLGSREYELVHVD, encoded by the coding sequence ATGAAGAGCCCGGTCCATTTCATCGCGTCGCAGCGCTCCGACGGCCTGCCTGAGACCGAAGCCAAGCTCAAGCGCCTCCTGCAGGCCAGCCGGGTGCTGGACTGCGCCGCGGCGAAAGACGCCGTGGCCGTCAAGCTCCACTTCGGAGAGCAGGGCAACACCGGCTTCGTGCCGCCGCCCTTGCTGCGCGTGGTGGCCGAGGCGCTCAAGGCCCGCGGGGCCAAGCCGTTCCTCTCGGACACCAACACCCTCTACAAAGGCCGGCGCACGAACTCCGCAGACCACCTGAGTCTGGCGCGCGAGCACGGCTTCACGCCGCAGGCGCTGGGAGCCGAAGTCGTCATCCCGGACGACACCCGGCCGGAGAACGTCGCCTCCGTGGCCCTAGGCGGCCGTTACATCAAGACCGCCCGGGTGGCGCGCGTCTACGCTTCGGCCGACGTTTTGGTGGGCGTGGCGCATTTCAAAGGGCATATCATGTGCGGCTTCGGAGGCGCGCTCAAGAACGTGGGCATGGGCTGCGCCACCCGCGAGGGCAAGCTGTCCCAGCATTCGGACGTCTCCCCCATGGTCATGGAGAAGTCCTGCACGGGCTGCGGAGCCTGCGTGAACGTCTGCTCGGCGCAGGCCATCTCCCTCAACGAGGGCCGCTCGGTCATCGACGCGGCGCTCTGCGTGGGCTGCGCGAGCTGCCTGGCCGCCTGCCCGGAGGGCGCCCTGCAGGTGCGCTGGGAGGCGGGCGGCGGCGTGATCCAGGAGAAGATGGCGGAGTACGCCCAGGCGGCGCTGACGGGGAAGAAGGGCAAGGCCGCTTTCCTGAATGTCTGCCTCAAGATCACGGCCGAGTGCGACTGCATCGCCAAGGACGAGCCGGCGCTCATGCCGGACCTGGGCCTGCTGGCCTCGGCTGACCCGGTGGCGCTGGACCAGGCCTGCTACGACCTGGCGGTGAAGGCCGCGGGCCGCGACGTGTTCAAGGCCGCGCATCCTCGGCGCGACGGCTTCAAGCAGTTGCGCCACGCCGAGGAGATCGGGCTGGGCAGCCGGGAGTACGAGCTGGTCCACGTCGACTGA